In a single window of the Salvelinus sp. IW2-2015 unplaced genomic scaffold, ASM291031v2 Un_scaffold2729, whole genome shotgun sequence genome:
- the LOC112074629 gene encoding uncharacterized protein: MYRHVRHVPPCTATVPPMYRHVLPCTRHQPAPAMYRHVPPCTAMYQTPATPTMYHHVPHVPPCTPCTAMFQTPASPHHVPPCTRHQPAPTMYHHVPAPASPRHVPPLPPCTAMYQTPATPTMYHHYAMYRHYRHVPHYQTPATPACTAMYRHVPPCTRHQPAPTMYTMYRHVPPCTAMYRHVPDTASPHMYHHYQHQLSPTMYQTPVRPHHVPDTSQPHHVPTPVSPTMYTMYRHQSAPPCQHQSGPTMYHHVPDTSQPHHYQTPVNPHHVPDTSQPPTMYQTPVNPHLTRHQSATTLYQTPASSHHVPDTSHPHHVPDTSQPHHVPHQSAPTMYQHKPAPPCTRHQSAPTCTRHKPAPTMYQTPASPTIPDTASSHHGPGQM, from the coding sequence ATGTACCGCCATGTCCGCCATGTACCACCATGTACCGCCACTGTACCGCCCATGTACCGCCATGTACTGCCATGTACCAGACACCAGCCAGCCCCCGCCATGTACCGCCATGTACCGCCATGTACCGCCATGTACCAGACACCAGCCACCCCCACCATGTACCACCATGTACCGCATGTACCGCCATGTACCCCATGTACCGCCATGTTCCAGACACCAGCCAGCCCCCACCATGTACCACCATGTACCAGACACCAGCCAGCCCCCACCATGTACCACCATGTACCAGCACCAGCCAGCCCCCGCCATGTACCGCCATTACCGCCATGTACCGCCATGTACCAGACACCAGCCACCCCCACCATGTACCACCATTACGCCATGTACCGCCATTACCGCCATGTACCCCATTACCAGACACCAGCCACCCCCGCCTGTACCGCCATGTACCGCCATGTACCGCCATGTACCAGACACCAGCCAGCCCCCACCATGTACACCATGTACCGCCATGTACCGCCATGTACCGCCATGTACCGCCATGTACCAGACACAGCCAGCCCCCACATGTACCACCATTACCAACACCAGCTCAGCCCCACCATGTACCAGACACCAGTCAGGCCCCACCATGTACCAGACACCAGTCAGCCCCACCATGTACCAACACCAGTCAGCCCCACCATGTACACCATGTACAGACACCAGTCAGCCCCACCATGCCAACACCAGTCAGGCCCCACCATGTACCACCATGTACCAGACACCAGTCAGCCCCACCATTACCAGACACCAGTCAACCCCCACCATGTACCAGACACCAGCCAGCCCCCCACCATGTACCAGACACCAGTCAACCCCCACCTTACCAGACACCAGTCAGCCACCACCCTGTACCAGACACCAGCCAGCTCTCACCATGTACCAGACACCAGTCACCCCCACCATGTACCAGACACAAGCCAGCCCCACCATGTACCACACCAGTCAGCCCCCACCATGTACCAACACAAGCCAGCCCCCCCATGTACCAGACACCAGTCAGCCCCCACATGTACCAGACACAAGCCAGCCCCCACCATGTACCAGACACCAGCCAGCCCCACCATACCAGACACAGCCAGCTCTCAccatggccctggtcaaatgtag